CTTTGTAGTCGGGAAGAAGCGAGAGTGGCAATCCCGCCGCGCACCGAGAGTATTAGAAAAAGCGCGGAAAAGCGTCTCTACTGATCGATCAGTGCAGAATTCCGGTGACCTCGCGCACACATGGAGCCGCGTGTTTCGGCAATGATCCGGGTGATGGATCACCTTTCGAAAACACCAATCCCGGCACTTCGTCGTCTCCAGATCGTTTTGGCAGTGGTCGTCCTTGCGCTGGCACTGCCAGCAACCAGCGGTTGCGGACTGGGCGAGTGTATCCTCGAACCGAAAATCGAATACTTCTACCCTTCGCGTGGAAGCGTTGAACAAGGTGAGATCGTCTACCTGGGCTGGGAATCCTACAACGAAACCTCCTGCGAAATCGTTGCGGTAACCGCAACGGAAAAGGTCTACTTCGTTCCAATCTGGAAGGATACCTACGGAGTCGACACGCCTGTCGAGGACGTCACCTATTGGCTGGTCTGTGAGAACTCCTGCGGCGGAAGAGATTACGCCATGACACAGGTCAGTATTATTTCCCTGGCAATGCCGGAGTAGCGGGCTCCCTCAGCCCCCCTGATCAACCAGCTCGCCGAGCTTGGCGTGGCCGTCGTAGAAGATGGGCCAGCCATCGCCGACGAGCACGGCGTCGATGGCGTCGTGCTCGAGGATGCGGCGTACCGACTCGATGGCCGCTTCCTTGTCGGTGAGCTTTTCATCGGGCAGCAGGTTGAGCGCGCCGCCGCGGTGGCCGCGGATGAGGTCGCCGGTAATCAGCGTGCTCTCTTCAAGCAGCAGCGCCAGCTCGCCCGGCGTTTTCGAGCCCTGCATCTCCAGCGCGCTGAGTCCGGGGACGATTTCCTCGCCATCTTCGATCCAGCGGTCGGCAGCAAAGACGCCCTTCTCGGCGACCGGGCCGAGCAGCTTTGCGCCGAAGACGCCCTGGAGCTCATGGGC
The nucleotide sequence above comes from Chrysiogenia bacterium. Encoded proteins:
- a CDS encoding MBL fold metallo-hydrolase; this encodes VLIDPMPMSAHDLEHLRSLGGAALIVVTNSDHTRVAHELQGVFGAKLLGPVAEKGVFAADRWIEDGEEIVPGLSALEMQGSKTPGELALLLEESTLITGDLIRGHRGGALNLLPDEKLTDKEAAIESVRRILEHDAIDAVLVGDGWPIFYDGHAKLGELVDQGG